A single genomic interval of Cupriavidus necator harbors:
- a CDS encoding FAD-dependent oxidoreductase: MSSIDYQRLSFEYQPCAEQQKGADPAVHPVVVVGAGPVGLATAIDLAQRGVAVVLVDDDCTLSTGSRAICFSKRTLDIFDRLGCGERMVDKGVRWHVGKVFLRDQQVYSFDLLPESGHRRPAFINLQQYYLEGYLLERAQALPNIEIRWRNRVVGLEQRGTSEDGVILTIETPDGSYPLAARYVVAADGSRSPMRKLLGLDSKGRTFHDRFLIADVKMEADFPSERWFWFDPPFHPNQSVLLHRQPDNVWRIDFQLGWDADPELEKTPERVIPRVQALLGKDVKFELEWVSVYTFSCLRMDSFRHGNILFAGDAAHGVSPFGARGANSGIQDAENLAWKLAYVLQGHACDKLLDTYASEREYAADENLRNSTRSTDFITPKSAVSRVFRDAVLTLSRRHAFARTLVNSGRLSVPAVLQDSPLNTADDAQDYACKLVPGAVCCDAPVSGAQGAGWLLSHLGGDFTVLVFGSPDTIDAATLAGLAALKDSGVPLRLVYVTDAAQPAVTCTNATVLRDDEGLAAARYGATPGTCYLVRPDQHVCARWHHPDPAAIRAALARATGADLRAPQPGRMAA; the protein is encoded by the coding sequence ATGAGCAGCATCGATTACCAGCGGCTGTCGTTCGAGTACCAGCCCTGCGCCGAGCAACAGAAAGGGGCCGATCCGGCCGTCCACCCGGTCGTCGTGGTCGGCGCCGGGCCGGTCGGCCTGGCCACCGCCATCGACCTGGCGCAGCGCGGCGTGGCCGTGGTGCTGGTGGATGACGACTGCACGCTGTCCACCGGATCGCGAGCAATCTGTTTTTCCAAGCGCACGCTGGATATCTTCGACCGGCTTGGCTGCGGCGAGCGCATGGTCGACAAGGGCGTGCGCTGGCACGTCGGCAAGGTGTTCCTGCGCGACCAGCAGGTCTACAGCTTCGACCTGCTGCCCGAGAGCGGCCACCGCCGCCCTGCCTTCATCAACCTGCAGCAGTACTACCTCGAAGGCTACCTGCTGGAGCGCGCGCAGGCGCTGCCCAATATCGAGATCCGCTGGCGCAACAGGGTGGTCGGGCTGGAACAGCGCGGCACGTCCGAGGACGGCGTGATACTGACCATCGAGACGCCTGACGGCAGCTACCCGCTGGCGGCACGCTACGTGGTGGCCGCCGACGGTTCGCGCAGCCCGATGCGCAAGCTGCTGGGCCTGGACAGCAAGGGCCGCACCTTCCACGACCGCTTCCTGATTGCCGACGTGAAGATGGAAGCGGATTTCCCGAGCGAGCGCTGGTTCTGGTTCGACCCGCCCTTCCACCCGAACCAGTCGGTGCTGCTGCACCGCCAGCCGGACAACGTCTGGCGCATCGACTTCCAGCTCGGCTGGGACGCCGACCCGGAGCTGGAGAAAACGCCGGAGCGCGTGATCCCGCGGGTGCAGGCGCTGCTGGGCAAGGACGTGAAGTTCGAGCTGGAATGGGTCAGCGTCTATACGTTCTCCTGCCTTCGCATGGACAGTTTCCGCCACGGCAATATCCTGTTCGCCGGCGATGCCGCGCATGGCGTGTCGCCGTTCGGCGCGCGTGGCGCCAACAGCGGCATCCAGGACGCCGAGAACCTGGCCTGGAAGCTGGCCTATGTGCTGCAGGGCCATGCCTGCGACAAGCTGCTGGACACCTACGCCAGCGAGCGCGAATACGCCGCCGACGAGAACCTGCGCAACTCCACACGTTCCACCGACTTCATCACGCCCAAGAGCGCGGTCAGCCGCGTGTTCCGCGATGCGGTGCTGACCCTGTCCAGGCGCCATGCGTTTGCGCGCACCCTGGTCAACAGCGGGCGGCTGTCGGTGCCCGCGGTGCTGCAGGATTCGCCGCTGAACACCGCTGACGATGCCCAGGACTATGCCTGCAAGCTGGTGCCTGGCGCGGTCTGCTGCGACGCGCCGGTATCCGGCGCGCAGGGCGCGGGCTGGCTGCTGTCGCACCTGGGCGGGGACTTCACGGTGCTGGTGTTCGGCAGCCCTGACACCATCGATGCAGCCACGCTCGCCGGCCTCGCCGCGCTGAAAGACAGCGGCGTGCCGCTGCGGCTGGTCTACGTGACCGACGCCGCGCAGCCGGCGGTGACCTGCACCAATGCCACCGTGCTGCGCGACGACGAGGGCCTGGCCGCCGCGCGCTACGGTGCCACGCCCGGCACCTGCTACCTGGTCCGCCCGGACCAGCATGTCTGCGCCCGCTGGCACCACCCCGACCCGGCCGCGATCCGCGCCGCGCTGGCGCGTGCCACCGGTGCCGACCTGCGCGCCCCGCAGCCCGGCCGCATGGCCGCCTGA
- a CDS encoding DUF2783 domain-containing protein → MPNTLNTQPNLARPDDFYEALIEMHRDLDEAKSQAANAQLILLLANHIGDHDVLLAAMAAAREGVTEMPATTPA, encoded by the coding sequence ATGCCCAATACGCTCAACACCCAACCCAACCTGGCGCGGCCCGACGACTTCTACGAAGCGCTGATCGAGATGCACCGCGACCTCGACGAGGCAAAAAGCCAGGCCGCCAATGCGCAGCTGATCCTGCTGCTGGCCAACCATATCGGCGACCACGATGTGCTCCTGGCCGCCATGGCCGCCGCGCGCGAAGGCGTGACCGAAATGCCGGCCACCACGCCAGCCTGA
- a CDS encoding MFS transporter, translating to MSHPVSGDLSSLSSLTSPTLPPAALAAHDEDALYRKVWLRIIPFLFVCYVVSFLDRINIGFAQLQMKQDLGFSDAMYGLGAAVFYVGYVLCEVPSNMLLARFGARRTFTRIMVLWGLASVAMMGVSTPAQFYTLRFLLGVFEAGFFPGIVLYLTYWFPARRRAAVMAIFFAGVAVAGVLGGLVSGWIMRDMAGVLGLQGWKWMFAIEGAPAVLLGLLAARCLVDGPQQASWLTDGERAHLARDTAAQAHAGGHSLHALRQVLRNPRVYLFAFIYFSLTCGSLALSFWMPLMIRDFGITDVMSVSLYSVVPNAVGAVGLLLIARHSDRTGERHRHFLLCTAGGALALAALTLHLPSLALMLAILSVAAVLIFAALPVFWSLPPSYLPGAGTAAGIAFISSIGITSGIVSPWVIGQIKTRTGSLDHALYLLAALLLASGLAMWLGVPRQPARPA from the coding sequence ATGAGCCATCCGGTCTCAGGGGATCTTTCGTCCCTATCCAGCCTGACGTCCCCCACCCTGCCTCCCGCAGCACTGGCTGCGCACGATGAGGATGCGCTCTACCGCAAGGTCTGGCTGCGCATCATCCCGTTCCTGTTCGTCTGCTACGTGGTGTCGTTCCTGGACCGCATCAACATCGGCTTCGCCCAGTTGCAGATGAAGCAGGACCTGGGCTTCAGCGACGCCATGTACGGCCTGGGCGCCGCGGTCTTCTACGTCGGCTACGTGCTGTGCGAAGTGCCCAGCAACATGCTGCTGGCGCGCTTTGGCGCACGGCGCACGTTCACGCGCATCATGGTGCTGTGGGGCCTGGCCTCGGTGGCGATGATGGGCGTCTCCACCCCGGCGCAGTTCTATACGCTGCGCTTCCTGCTGGGCGTGTTCGAAGCCGGCTTCTTCCCCGGCATCGTGCTCTACCTGACCTACTGGTTCCCGGCGCGCCGCCGCGCCGCGGTGATGGCGATCTTCTTTGCCGGCGTGGCGGTGGCGGGTGTGCTGGGCGGGCTGGTGTCCGGCTGGATCATGCGCGACATGGCCGGCGTGCTCGGGCTGCAGGGCTGGAAGTGGATGTTTGCGATCGAGGGCGCGCCCGCGGTGCTGCTGGGCCTGCTGGCCGCGCGCTGCCTGGTTGATGGCCCGCAGCAGGCCAGCTGGCTGACCGACGGCGAACGTGCCCACCTGGCGCGCGACACGGCCGCGCAAGCACATGCCGGCGGCCATTCGCTGCACGCGTTGCGGCAGGTTCTGCGCAACCCGCGCGTGTACCTGTTCGCGTTTATCTATTTTTCGCTGACCTGTGGTTCGCTGGCGCTGAGCTTCTGGATGCCGCTGATGATCCGCGACTTCGGCATCACCGACGTGATGTCGGTCAGCCTGTATTCGGTGGTACCCAATGCCGTGGGCGCGGTCGGCCTGCTCCTGATCGCGCGCCACTCCGACCGCACCGGCGAGCGCCACCGCCACTTCCTGCTGTGCACGGCAGGCGGCGCGCTGGCCCTGGCGGCGCTGACCCTGCACCTGCCCAGCCTGGCGCTGATGCTGGCCATCCTGTCGGTGGCCGCGGTGCTGATCTTTGCCGCGCTGCCGGTGTTCTGGTCGCTGCCGCCCAGCTACCTGCCGGGCGCGGGCACGGCCGCCGGCATCGCCTTCATCAGCAGCATCGGCATCACCAGCGGCATCGTCAGCCCGTGGGTGATTGGACAGATCAAGACCCGGACCGGCAGCCTGGACCATGCCCTCTACCTGCTGGCGGCGCTGCTGCTGGCCAGCGGCCTGGCCATGTGGCTGGGTGTGCCAAGGCAGCCCGCGCGGCCGGCCTGA
- a CDS encoding DUF2188 domain-containing protein: protein MGSNIHVVPHDEGWDVIHEGARYAESHHATQEEAVAAGTTKAQSEHVELLIHGRDGQIRSRSSFGHDPRTIPG from the coding sequence ATGGGCAGCAACATACACGTCGTACCGCACGACGAAGGCTGGGATGTGATCCACGAGGGTGCGCGCTATGCGGAATCGCACCACGCCACCCAGGAAGAAGCGGTTGCGGCCGGCACCACGAAGGCGCAAAGCGAGCACGTCGAGTTGCTGATCCACGGCCGCGACGGGCAGATCCGCTCGCGCAGCAGCTTCGGCCACGACCCGCGCACCATTCCGGGCTGA
- a CDS encoding erythromycin esterase family protein, protein MPHHRAAPRAAAAIAAAAVPLPPIDDPAASPFRGPFANATGVLADLLARHRVVLLGESTHGTAEFYHARAALTAHLVARHGFRIIAVEADWPDAAAVDRHVRGRPPQPAESPGAAFTRFPVWMWRNLEVARFIRWLHTHNETLAPAQRTGFFGLDIYSLRASMAAVLAYLEGVDPQAARAARERYGCLEPWGRDPARYGRAVLHGTHADCEDAVVAQLQALLDKRLAYARAGHEDFLDAAQNARLVASAERYYRVMYHGSDDSWNLRDTHMFETLAHLLQAHGPQARAVVWAHNSHIGDASQTEMGASQGQLSIGQLCRESFGDDAALVGLSTYDGTVAAATSWDGPMEIKQVRPARADSYEHLFHAAGHAQAWIDLRGPSGGANGGVQAEVRQLLMPARQERFIGVIYRPETELQSHYARATLPRQFDLLLWFDRTRAVPALPAEPAPGAPETWPYGL, encoded by the coding sequence ATGCCACACCACCGGGCTGCCCCCCGCGCCGCCGCCGCGATTGCGGCCGCGGCGGTTCCATTGCCGCCCATCGACGACCCGGCGGCAAGCCCGTTCCGCGGTCCGTTTGCCAATGCCACCGGCGTGCTGGCCGATTTGCTGGCCCGACACCGCGTGGTGCTCCTGGGCGAAAGTACGCACGGCACCGCCGAGTTCTATCATGCCCGCGCTGCCCTGACAGCGCACCTGGTGGCCCGGCACGGCTTCCGCATCATCGCGGTCGAGGCAGACTGGCCAGATGCCGCGGCAGTCGACCGCCACGTGCGCGGCCGCCCGCCACAGCCGGCCGAATCGCCCGGCGCAGCCTTTACACGCTTCCCGGTCTGGATGTGGCGCAACCTGGAGGTGGCGCGCTTTATCCGCTGGCTGCACACGCACAATGAAACCCTGGCGCCTGCGCAGCGCACTGGATTCTTCGGCCTCGATATCTACAGCCTGCGCGCTTCCATGGCTGCAGTGCTGGCCTACCTGGAGGGCGTAGATCCACAGGCCGCCCGAGCGGCGCGCGAGCGCTATGGCTGCCTGGAACCGTGGGGCCGGGATCCGGCGCGCTATGGGCGTGCCGTGCTGCACGGCACGCATGCCGACTGCGAGGATGCCGTCGTCGCACAGCTGCAGGCGCTGCTGGACAAACGGCTGGCCTATGCCCGGGCGGGTCACGAGGACTTTCTCGATGCCGCGCAGAACGCGCGCCTGGTCGCTTCAGCCGAGCGCTACTACCGCGTGATGTATCACGGCAGCGACGACAGCTGGAACCTGCGCGACACACATATGTTTGAAACCCTGGCGCATCTGCTGCAGGCGCATGGCCCGCAAGCGCGCGCGGTGGTATGGGCGCACAACTCGCATATCGGGGATGCTTCGCAGACCGAGATGGGCGCCAGCCAGGGGCAGCTGAGTATCGGCCAGCTGTGCCGCGAGTCCTTCGGCGACGACGCCGCGCTGGTTGGCTTGAGCACTTACGACGGCACCGTCGCCGCGGCGACATCGTGGGACGGCCCGATGGAAATCAAGCAAGTGCGCCCTGCCCGTGCCGACAGCTACGAGCATCTGTTCCATGCGGCCGGCCATGCGCAAGCCTGGATCGACCTGCGGGGTCCGTCCGGCGGCGCCAACGGCGGCGTGCAGGCCGAAGTGCGTCAGCTGCTGATGCCGGCACGGCAAGAGCGCTTTATCGGGGTGATCTACCGCCCCGAGACCGAACTGCAGAGCCACTATGCGCGCGCCACGCTGCCGCGGCAATTCGATCTGCTGTTGTGGTTCGACCGTACGCGCGCGGTTCCGGCGCTGCCGGCGGAGCCCGCGCCGGGCGCGCCGGAGACCTGGCCTTACGGGCTCTGA
- a CDS encoding BON domain-containing protein, with the protein MTGSPNPANHRGNAATAADMALQAALCSRLWDAGLDVSEVAVDVAQGRVTLRGAIGAQADCDAVEACVRGCDGVREIVNRIQVAPDRTGG; encoded by the coding sequence ATGACCGGTTCCCCGAACCCAGCCAATCACCGTGGCAATGCCGCGACGGCAGCGGATATGGCGCTGCAGGCGGCCCTGTGCTCGCGCCTGTGGGACGCCGGCCTCGACGTGAGCGAGGTTGCCGTGGACGTGGCGCAAGGCCGCGTGACGCTGCGCGGCGCGATCGGCGCGCAGGCCGACTGCGATGCAGTCGAAGCCTGCGTCCGCGGCTGTGACGGTGTGCGCGAGATCGTCAATCGCATCCAGGTTGCGCCGGACCGCACCGGCGGATGA
- a CDS encoding BON domain-containing protein — MDRRDNWRGQPWHESAVPEADMRSHYVGAYGVYDYDEPVDPDESGGRRGAWEWRPERLPPDAPAPRARGQTDPYRQFTGYNERMDLYRGGPQRARPVGPRNYQRTDERILEDLCEQLSRSARLDLNDVEVRVEQGVVTLEGSVPDRLQKYRIEDIADEVFGVKDLVNHLHVARTGAAQAHPGHGMRTY, encoded by the coding sequence ATGGATCGCAGAGACAACTGGCGCGGCCAGCCATGGCACGAGAGCGCGGTGCCTGAAGCCGATATGCGCAGTCACTACGTGGGCGCCTACGGGGTCTACGATTATGACGAGCCGGTGGACCCGGACGAGTCTGGCGGGCGCCGCGGGGCGTGGGAATGGCGGCCGGAGCGCTTGCCGCCGGACGCGCCGGCGCCGCGCGCCCGGGGCCAGACCGATCCTTACCGCCAGTTCACCGGCTACAACGAGCGCATGGATCTCTACCGGGGCGGGCCGCAGCGGGCGCGTCCGGTGGGGCCGCGCAATTACCAGCGCACGGACGAGCGCATTCTCGAAGACCTGTGCGAGCAGCTCTCGCGCAGCGCGCGGCTGGACCTCAACGATGTCGAAGTCCGGGTCGAGCAGGGCGTGGTGACGCTGGAGGGCAGTGTGCCGGACCGGCTGCAGAAGTACCGGATCGAGGATATTGCCGACGAGGTTTTCGGCGTGAAGGATCTGGTCAACCACTTGCACGTGGCGCGCACTGGCGCAGCGCAAGCGCATCCGGGCCACGGCATGCGTACCTACTGA
- a CDS encoding flavodoxin family protein, which produces MPEHPPKPARPSQDAPRAPRHPGNPEDVRKGQVTTPLARDTFRQRFLARFADPAYRQEDEALDRLEHIAWDAYQEGRKAPRTHKAGPGYADPDYELSDEWRAASEAVRSAQQRQADPATPSRVLLVCAAARNDYTCPGEVSKSWRLAGRARERLEADGIEVDLLDLSHLASDADLRIHPCKACVSTAMPLCHWPCSCYPNHALGQVNDWMNEIYPRWAACHGVLIVTPVYWYQAASPLKLMMDRLVCADGGNPDPTTTHGKDVVRAKAMELSGWDYPKHLSGRAYGLVVHGDVAGIEGVRRALADWLDWMGLIDAGPQARLDRYIGYYEPYATSHVALDQDTGVQGEVDNVARALACAVRQLRKGELRAPDRGLVPPRQK; this is translated from the coding sequence ATGCCCGAGCACCCGCCCAAGCCAGCCCGGCCATCGCAGGATGCGCCGCGTGCGCCGCGCCATCCCGGCAACCCGGAGGATGTGCGCAAGGGCCAGGTGACCACTCCCCTGGCGCGCGACACGTTCCGCCAGCGCTTTCTTGCGCGCTTCGCGGATCCCGCATACCGGCAGGAGGATGAGGCGCTGGACCGCCTCGAACACATTGCCTGGGATGCCTATCAGGAAGGCCGCAAGGCACCCCGCACGCATAAGGCCGGGCCAGGCTATGCCGATCCGGACTACGAGCTCTCCGACGAGTGGCGCGCCGCCAGCGAGGCCGTGCGCAGCGCACAGCAGCGCCAGGCAGATCCCGCCACACCGTCGCGCGTGTTGCTGGTGTGCGCCGCGGCGCGCAACGACTACACCTGCCCGGGCGAGGTGTCGAAATCCTGGCGCCTGGCCGGGCGCGCACGGGAACGGCTGGAGGCGGACGGCATCGAGGTCGACCTGCTCGACCTGAGCCACCTCGCCTCAGATGCCGACCTGCGCATCCATCCGTGCAAGGCGTGCGTGTCGACCGCAATGCCGTTGTGCCACTGGCCGTGCAGCTGCTATCCCAACCATGCGCTGGGCCAGGTCAACGACTGGATGAACGAAATCTATCCGCGCTGGGCGGCCTGCCACGGCGTGCTGATCGTGACGCCGGTGTACTGGTACCAGGCCGCCAGCCCGCTGAAGCTGATGATGGACCGGCTGGTCTGCGCCGACGGCGGCAATCCCGACCCCACCACCACGCATGGCAAGGACGTGGTGCGCGCCAAGGCGATGGAGCTGTCCGGCTGGGACTATCCCAAGCATCTGTCCGGGCGCGCCTACGGGCTGGTGGTGCACGGCGACGTGGCCGGCATCGAGGGCGTGCGCCGCGCGCTGGCCGACTGGCTCGACTGGATGGGCCTGATCGACGCGGGCCCGCAGGCGCGGCTGGACCGGTATATCGGCTACTACGAGCCCTATGCCACCAGCCACGTGGCACTGGACCAAGACACTGGCGTGCAGGGCGAAGTGGACAACGTGGCGCGCGCGCTGGCGTGCGCGGTGCGGCAGTTGCGCAAGGGCGAACTGCGCGCGCCGGACCGCGGGCTGGTGCCGCCGCGGCAGAAGTAG
- a CDS encoding PA2169 family four-helix-bundle protein produces the protein MAKKKILLLNALIAASREGELGCRVAALAAANPHLKSLLTSRANAFAQAAQELQACLLDLGQLPDMTAAPAASAGSAIGKHGSDRSILQAVSKREHAVQRRYARALRTQVLGPRLRALVRRQYRGVQVSHELFRVLQQQYRTPQASP, from the coding sequence ATGGCGAAGAAGAAGATCCTGTTGCTCAATGCGCTGATTGCGGCATCGCGCGAAGGCGAGCTTGGCTGCCGCGTCGCAGCGCTGGCCGCGGCCAATCCCCACCTGAAATCGCTGCTCACCAGCCGCGCCAATGCGTTTGCGCAAGCGGCGCAGGAGCTGCAGGCGTGCCTGCTTGACCTGGGGCAGCTGCCCGACATGACGGCAGCCCCGGCTGCGTCGGCCGGAAGCGCGATCGGCAAGCACGGCTCGGACCGGTCCATCCTGCAGGCGGTCAGCAAGCGTGAACACGCCGTGCAGCGACGCTATGCGCGGGCGCTGCGCACGCAGGTGCTGGGCCCGCGCCTGCGCGCCCTGGTGCGCCGCCAGTACCGTGGGGTGCAGGTCAGCCACGAGTTGTTTCGCGTGCTGCAGCAGCAGTACCGGACGCCGCAGGCAAGCCCGTAG
- a CDS encoding maltotransferase domain-containing protein — protein sequence MRICQIDLTGTPDADEHALQRVAALGFDHVLIGGWPHLPGEDAFAACARHGLAPLLDISLDRYAVDPADGTGPAPDPGWIDSALPAFAPHETDSHIPGARLRWHDQQAAEALVQWWAARLRQAWVAGAAGFCCRAPARVHGRHWAAVTGTLRSDAVPAQARGAPCFLAWTPGLTPAQLDDLAPAGFDGAFCSLPWWDFRSPWLTEEIARLRPFGRVLAAPALTPASHDALSARRALWTAAAIGDGILVPAGFETGGALARDPLATDGAPHQGAPYDITHELLETNTWLAARDPAPALAVRLLSGPDAPLTVLARLPVPDGACPAPDAAGTRSDPEVPDGAPALAVVLNPDPAAPGTLGADRVLSALPHASAHLESSLGGPGGTVDANHRLDALASITLAPADIRLYEVPPVPLTRPGMPAADARAPHGHETLAATGLGSVVAAMEAPRIAIEHVEPACNEGRFAVRRVVGERVTVSADIWMDGHDKLAAMVLWRAPGETGWHQAPMQPVINDRWEGSFPLVALGRHEFTVEAWRDTFASWLDEIGKKRAAGLNVALEIEEGARLVADALLQPARNGKQGNGGKNTRTATADTELSAIVDELITAAGDDARRQEILLSPRTEAAMQAVMATPAGRPFASRHPVAMPVEADRLAARYASWYELFPRSQSNDETRHGTFDDVIARLPAIRAMGFDVLYFTPIHPIGRTHRKGRNNSLRAEPGDHGSPYAIGGKEGGHDALHPELGTFEDFRRLRDAAARHGLELALDFAIQCSPDHPWLRDHPEWFAHRPDGSLRYAENPPKKYEDIVNVDFYAAAPAGAALWQALRDVVMFWADQGVRIFRVDNPHTKPLPFWEWMIADVRARHPDTIFLAEAFTRPKMMARLAKLGFSQSYTYFTWRNAKWELTEYLTELTQSPLRDFFRPHFFVNTPDINPYFLHQGGRPAFLIRAALATLLSGLWGMYSGFELCESAPFVLNGKVREEYLDSEKYQLRVRDWQQPGNIVAEISRLNEIRAGHPALQNHLGLRFYHAGSDAVLWFARFMPGTDYLFGDDVLLAAINLDPRTAHETDIEIPLWEWGLPDQAGLAVHDLMHGRRFELRGKHQRIRLDPAQLPFTVWHVRPLERPAPRPPSAPASTDPHGA from the coding sequence GTGCGGATCTGCCAGATCGACCTGACCGGAACGCCCGATGCCGATGAACACGCGCTCCAGCGCGTGGCGGCACTGGGCTTCGACCACGTACTGATCGGCGGCTGGCCGCACCTGCCCGGCGAAGACGCTTTCGCGGCTTGCGCCCGGCACGGGCTGGCCCCGCTGCTCGACATCTCACTGGACCGCTATGCGGTCGACCCCGCCGATGGCACCGGGCCAGCACCCGACCCTGGCTGGATCGACAGTGCGCTCCCAGCCTTCGCCCCACACGAGACCGACAGCCACATCCCCGGCGCGCGCCTGCGCTGGCATGACCAGCAAGCGGCCGAGGCGCTGGTGCAGTGGTGGGCGGCCCGGCTGCGCCAGGCCTGGGTGGCAGGCGCGGCGGGCTTCTGCTGCCGTGCGCCGGCACGCGTGCACGGCAGGCATTGGGCCGCGGTGACCGGCACGCTGCGCAGCGATGCTGTGCCGGCACAGGCGCGCGGTGCGCCATGCTTCCTGGCATGGACGCCCGGGCTGACGCCGGCGCAACTGGACGATCTCGCGCCCGCCGGCTTCGACGGCGCATTCTGCTCGCTGCCGTGGTGGGATTTTCGCAGCCCCTGGCTGACCGAGGAAATCGCGCGGCTGCGCCCCTTCGGCCGGGTGCTGGCCGCCCCAGCGCTGACGCCGGCAAGCCATGACGCACTCAGCGCGCGGCGTGCGCTGTGGACCGCCGCGGCGATCGGCGACGGCATCCTGGTGCCGGCCGGCTTCGAGACCGGCGGCGCGCTGGCACGCGACCCGCTGGCCACGGATGGTGCCCCGCATCAGGGCGCGCCGTACGACATCACCCACGAGCTGCTGGAAACCAATACCTGGCTGGCTGCGCGCGATCCGGCGCCGGCACTGGCCGTGCGCCTGCTGAGCGGACCCGACGCGCCGCTGACGGTGCTGGCACGGCTGCCTGTGCCGGACGGCGCCTGCCCCGCTCCCGACGCCGCCGGCACCCGTAGCGACCCTGAGGTACCGGACGGTGCCCCCGCCCTGGCAGTGGTGCTCAATCCAGACCCCGCGGCGCCCGGCACGCTGGGCGCCGACCGCGTGCTGAGCGCGCTGCCGCACGCCAGCGCGCACCTGGAATCGTCACTGGGCGGCCCGGGCGGGACGGTCGATGCCAACCACCGGCTCGATGCGCTGGCCAGCATCACGCTGGCACCGGCCGATATCCGCCTCTACGAAGTGCCCCCGGTGCCCCTGACGCGGCCCGGCATGCCGGCAGCCGACGCGCGCGCGCCGCACGGCCATGAAACGCTGGCCGCCACCGGCCTGGGCAGCGTGGTGGCGGCAATGGAGGCCCCGCGGATCGCCATCGAGCACGTCGAGCCCGCCTGCAACGAAGGCCGCTTCGCGGTGCGGCGCGTGGTGGGCGAGCGCGTGACCGTCAGTGCCGATATCTGGATGGATGGCCACGACAAGCTTGCCGCCATGGTGTTGTGGCGTGCGCCGGGCGAGACTGGCTGGCACCAGGCGCCGATGCAGCCCGTGATCAACGACCGCTGGGAAGGCAGTTTCCCGCTGGTGGCGCTGGGCCGGCATGAATTCACGGTCGAGGCCTGGCGCGACACCTTCGCCAGCTGGCTCGACGAGATCGGCAAGAAGCGCGCGGCCGGCCTCAACGTGGCGCTGGAGATCGAGGAAGGCGCGCGGCTGGTGGCCGATGCGCTGCTGCAGCCTGCCAGGAACGGGAAGCAGGGCAATGGCGGGAAGAACACCCGGACGGCAACCGCGGACACCGAGCTCTCAGCCATCGTCGACGAACTGATCACCGCTGCCGGCGATGACGCTCGCCGGCAGGAGATCCTGCTGTCGCCACGCACCGAGGCCGCGATGCAGGCAGTGATGGCAACCCCGGCGGGTCGCCCGTTTGCCTCGCGTCATCCGGTGGCCATGCCGGTCGAGGCCGATCGCCTGGCCGCGCGCTACGCCAGCTGGTACGAGCTGTTCCCGCGCTCGCAAAGCAACGACGAGACCCGCCACGGCACCTTCGACGATGTCATCGCCAGGCTGCCCGCGATTCGCGCGATGGGCTTCGACGTGCTCTACTTCACGCCGATCCACCCGATCGGCCGCACCCACCGCAAGGGCCGCAACAACAGCCTGCGCGCCGAGCCGGGCGATCACGGCAGCCCCTACGCCATCGGCGGCAAGGAAGGCGGCCACGATGCGCTGCATCCCGAGCTCGGCACCTTTGAAGACTTCCGCCGCCTGCGCGACGCGGCGGCCAGACATGGCCTGGAGCTGGCACTGGACTTCGCCATCCAGTGCTCGCCCGACCATCCGTGGCTGCGCGACCACCCGGAATGGTTCGCACACCGCCCGGACGGTTCGCTGCGCTATGCCGAGAACCCGCCCAAGAAGTACGAGGACATCGTCAACGTCGATTTCTACGCCGCAGCGCCCGCGGGCGCCGCGCTATGGCAGGCCCTGCGCGACGTGGTGATGTTCTGGGCCGACCAGGGCGTGCGCATCTTCCGCGTCGACAACCCGCACACCAAGCCGCTGCCGTTCTGGGAGTGGATGATCGCCGACGTGCGCGCGCGCCACCCCGACACCATCTTCCTGGCCGAGGCCTTCACCCGGCCCAAGATGATGGCGCGGCTGGCCAAGCTGGGCTTCAGCCAGTCATACACGTACTTCACCTGGCGCAATGCCAAGTGGGAGCTGACCGAATACCTGACCGAGCTGACGCAAAGCCCGCTGCGCGACTTCTTCCGGCCTCACTTCTTCGTCAACACCCCTGACATCAACCCCTACTTCCTGCACCAGGGCGGGCGCCCCGCGTTCCTGATCCGCGCGGCGCTGGCCACGCTGCTGTCGGGGCTGTGGGGCATGTACAGCGGCTTCGAGTTGTGCGAGAGCGCGCCCTTTGTGCTGAACGGCAAGGTGCGCGAGGAATATCTCGATTCCGAGAAATACCAGCTGCGCGTGCGCGACTGGCAGCAGCCCGGCAATATCGTCGCGGAGATCTCACGGCTCAACGAGATCCGCGCCGGGCACCCGGCGCTGCAGAACCACCTGGGGCTGCGCTTCTACCATGCCGGCAGCGACGCCGTGCTGTGGTTCGCGCGCTTCATGCCGGGCACCGACTACCTGTTCGGCGACGACGTGCTGCTGGCCGCGATCAACCTGGATCCGCGCACGGCGCACGAGACCGACATCGAAATCCCGTTGTGGGAATGGGGGCTGCCCGACCAGGCCGGCCTGGCGGTGCACGACCTGATGCACGGCCGGCGCTTCGAGCTGCGCGGCAAGCACCAGCGCATCCGGCTCGATCCGGCGCAACTGCCGTTCACGGTCTGGCATGTGCGCCCGCTGGAGCGCCCCGCTCCCCGCCCACCCTCGGCGCCGGCCTCGACCGACCCGCACGGCGCCTGA